From a single Rutidosis leptorrhynchoides isolate AG116_Rl617_1_P2 chromosome 5, CSIRO_AGI_Rlap_v1, whole genome shotgun sequence genomic region:
- the LOC139848324 gene encoding NAC domain-containing protein 92-like, giving the protein MENTFSNHDHEEQIELPPGFRFHPTDDELIIHYLYPKVIDTSFVTQAIGDVDLNKFEPWDLPCKAKFGEKEWYFFCVRDRKYPTGLRTNRATEMGYWKATGKDKEIYKTKTLVGMKKTLVFYKGRAPKGEKTNWIMHEFRLDGKLAIESLHKSTKGEWVISKVFEKICGGKKIQISSTSSMNYEGYENEFDYESANLPPLMDISNSKRETIFDDIQEQEHKNIDLIETLNGSVDFMPSMNNNQLWHPNTEMVQTNEYLQHYNPSNFKFLLGNDNSLHVQQNTKLELGNDQDYTMGLIPEPVVLDGLWDY; this is encoded by the exons ATGGAAAACACTTTTAGTAATCATGATCATGAAGAACAAATTGAACTACCTCCTGGTTTTCGGTTTCATCCAACCGATGATGAACTTATAATTCATTATCTATATCCAAAGGTTATTGATACTTCTTTCGTCACTCAAGCGATTGGAGACGTTGATTTGAACAAATTCGAGCCGTGGGATCTTCCATGTAA GGCGAAATTTGGGGAGAAAGAATGGTACTTCTTTTGTGTTAGAGATAGGAAATATCCAACCGGCTTAAGGACGAACAGAGCTACCGAAATGGGATATTGGAAAGCAACAGGAAAAGATAAAGAAATTTATAAAACAAAAACACTTGTTGGGATGAAGAAAACACTTGTGTTTTATAAAGGTAGAGCACCAAAAGGCGAAAAGACTAATTGGATCATGCATGAGTTTAGGTTAGATGGTAAATTAGCCATAGAAAGTCTACATAAATCAACAAAG GGTGAGTGGGTGATAAGCAAGGTTTTTGAAAAGATTTGTGGAGGTAAAAAGATTCAAATTTCTAGTACTTCAAGTATGAACTATGAAGGCTATGAAAATGAATTTGATTATGAATCGGCGAATTTGCCTCCATTAATGGACATATCTAACTCCAAAAGAGAAACAATCTTTGATGATATCCAAGAACAGGAACATAAAAATATTGACTTGATCGAAACACTCAACGGATCGGTTGACTTTATGCCTTCAATGAACAACAATCAATTGTGGCATCCAAACACTGAGATGGTTCAGACCAATGAGTATTTGCAGCATTACAACCCTTCGAATTTCAAGTTCTTGCTTGGTAATGATAATAGTTTACACGTGCAACAAAACACGAAACTTGAATTAGGGAATGATCAAGATTACACCATGGGTTTAATACCTGAACCTGTGGTTCTTGATGGTCTTTGGGATTATTGA